DNA sequence from the Oryza brachyantha chromosome 5, ObraRS2, whole genome shotgun sequence genome:
acgaaacaaatataaaaatggaaTTGAAGGGAATTATGCTGTACGTTAAACTGTACTTATTACAAGTAAAATGACCTATCaacagcaaaataaaaattagggataaaacttaattgtgtgttttagtgatttaaaataacttataagaaaataaactatataaaaaaattcccaaaatcaacttaaaatggTTCAGCTGAATCATGGCTTCCACGTTGATTGCTAGCGGTCCCGATTAGAGACGCTTGCCGTCGACGTCCACACCTGGGAGGCCTGcaccgccggtcgccggcccGCGCCTCGCGCGCGTGCAGTAGCCATCGATCGCTCGTGAAACACCGGCCAGTCACCTGTCAGatcaaaagaggaaaaacGACATCGCCGCGGCCGGCTCGCGCGCGTGGGGATGCCGAGCCCGAGCAACAGGTGTGGTGGATCGATGAACTTACCGGTgaattcctcctcctccccctgcaGCACCGTAACGCGGAGCGGCGCGCGGCGTCGTGGGAGCAAGCAGTCGTACGTGATGgccgctcgcgcgcgcgcggggatgGATTCGTTCTTCCCGGCCGGCACGCTCTAGCTAGATCCGGGGCCGGCCGGTGGACGGCTGCCGCCGAGGGCTCACCCGCGGTCGGGCCGTGCTGGAGTACTGCGGCGCGCGCTCGGCAGCTGGAGAGTTTCATATAGGAGTATATCACAGTATATGCTGGGTGCTTTCCGTGTTTCTTCTCGGGAAGTTGTATCGGAAGGAAATTCCACACAACTTCGGTCCTTCGCCGCGGTCGCATCCGGTGCACCATCTCGCATGGTGGGTCACGCCATCCGTAAATCGCCGTGTAGTTGGTGTGTTTGGTGCAACAGCATACCCACTCAAATACCGTccctattctaaaatataaatatttttagatccTATAACACAGACTTTAAATATTctctctatttataaatataaatatctttAGATTATTTAGCATAGACTAAAGAGATGTTAAATAATTTCTCTTTTAGTTATTTcaatggttaatttttaaattttgaattgattagatttcttTTCTAAACATTTGATTAGTTTTGGAACAtagtaaaatatgaaataatagCAATCAGCACACAAGTGCTTATATTATGTACACAATTTTAAGCCTAGGaatgctatattttgggatgaaggTAATAGGAGAAAAGATGGAAAAGGTAGACCAACAACATAAACTAACCAGTTATCAAAATCATTCTCTTTTAGTCATCTCagtgtttaatttttaattttggattGGTTAGATTTTTTCCTAAGCATATGATTGGTTCTGAAATCGTCGGAATGactaaaattatagaaatcaATGAAGAAATTAtcatattatgatataaaatttaaagcctacaaataatataaacaaaggGGATACTCACCTCATGCACAAAAGAATCATCTTCTAGTCATAAATACGACAACATGTTTAGAAGCATCCCCAAAGttgcttttcttttatatgaaGAGAGTATTCCAtctggttttttatttgacattaactttttgtttacatttgactttttatattattaaattttttaatatataaaataataaattgtgcttaatatatttttgataataaataaatcacaacaaaataattaataattatatattttttaataaaataaatggttaaacattaacttaaaaattaaccgcgtcaaatttaaaataaacgaTGGAAGTAGTACGAAAGATCCATTTTCTATTAGCGCGAGAAATTCTAACGCGCATAAGTCAAAGTCGCCATGTTCTGCTTACCACTCGCATTTTATAtgctatataaaaatagatggaATACTACTTCCATGCCATCTAGTGAGATGAAGGCCTGCAGCTTCTCCAGTCGTTTACTCGTTTTCACTGGTTCATCACACCTCAATCGGATGCACCGGTGGCTATTATATACTACATTCAttctaaaatgtaaaatttaaaatgtaaaatataagTGTATCTACGATTTAAATTCTGTATAATATTTCTACAATTATTctcataattttaattatttcaatgAGTTTAGAGTCAATCAAATGGCTCAAAAAGGATTTTAGTCAATTcaagattttaaaattaattactgaaGTGGCTAAAGAGAATCTATTCTCTTTTAACATCTAATTAGTTCAATCTAAACaacctaaaaatacttatattctcTCCATAACATGATGTAAGACATTTTATACTATGCTTTAAATGAAtggtaataaatctagatacaatacatatataaattatatatatatatatatatcaaattgatcaattgataaatgtacTAAAGTTTCCCATATAAAACGGAATTAGAATTTTAGGGCGGATGTAATAAATGCAGCCAGCGCAGTCTGGCAATTAGCTTATCTGGAAGGTCAGTCACAGTGGCCACTCAACCTAGCCTCCTCCCTCGATCCAGGGGCGAATTTGGTAGGGGGGCGGGGGCTCAAGACTCTGCTACCCCATTAAAACTATTAAAGCCCTCACGAAGACCCCCTCATCAAATTTATGATAAATATCAATAGAAAGTGGAGTtgaaactctatctaactTGTTCAGACCCTACTAATAGAAAGTAAGGCTGAAACTCTATATAACTTATTCAGACACTTCTAATATCGTTGGCTGGATCCACCACTGCCTTGATCTTGCCTCTCATGGCACCGCTCTCCGTCCAGCCTCAAGGAGGAGCAACGACGATGCAATGGTAGCAGTGGCAGCAGCGGCAACGGCAGCTGGATTGCCTAGACAGTCGCGATTGCTAGTTGCCATGGTGTTCACGGCGCAGGCGGCGTACCGTGCGCGACAGGAGCCATCGGACCTGACCTTCTTACTCTTCGCCTACCCTGTGCTGGGAGTGGGAGTTGGGACTCCTCTTCCTATGCCTTGCTATGTAGGagcggctgccgccgccggtgggtcAGCAGGAGGGCCATGACGGGGGAGCGGTGGCGGTGACTCAAGATGGCCGTGTGGGCTCTGTCAACGGCGCTGAGCGTCGACTTTTCCTGGCGTGTCGCGACGGTCATGCCGGCGAGGGCGCTGAAGGCCGGCCGTCGTCTGGGGAATGACTTCCGGCGTGGTGGTCGTTGGCTTCGACCCTCTGTTCGTGTATAGGCACTGCGGTGATTCAATCCTACTCCGACCTTGATTCATGCAAGACGACAAGGCGTCGTGCAAGCTCTCTCAGATCGTGTAGCCAAACATTTGGAAAAGAAACGGTTACTGGTTTGGAATTGTAAGGCCTCTTACAGTGCACTGACGTGTCACGTATCCTTAGCCCACCACGTAGGAAAATCAGCCCCACCTGGCCTGTGAACTGCAACCTGCGGAGCACCTCGCGTCTAACAGGGGGGACGAGTTCTTCATCAGAGGATGGCAGGGTCGAAGACGTTCAAGGGTGAGGGCGCAGCATTGGTGGGCGAGGATTCCTCAAAAAGTTGCAATACCCAGAAATTTAGTGGGCCCTTTTGAGGGTACTTTGCATTGTAGCTATCGTATCTCTAGCTATGCCTTTGGGCCAAAAACTGGCTAGAGCTACGACCTCTCGTAGCCTACACTGTAAGAGGCCTAAGGGCATTCATAGTGCGCCAACGTGGCGAGGAGCCTTAGCCCGCCACGTTGGCCACAGTGTGTATGGGGCCCACTTTGCGTCGCCCTGTAGAGGATCACCCATCCGGGCGAAGACGCGAGGCGCTTCACCTCGAGGTCTGTGGAGGCACGCCCGGGGGACCCAATGTGAGCCGTCGTCCCCCTGCGTGCGTCGAACGATGCCGCCGTCATCGACAGACCACCGGCACCACCACCTGACCCGCTAGCGTCGTCGCCCGAGATGCAAGCTTCGCCGCCGGACagacgccgtcgtcggctaACCACCGGTGCCCTCGCGCGACGGacgccgccttcgccgactgccgccgccccgaccAGATCTGCTtgggccgctgccgccgccgggagcgGACggccgaacgccgccgccccacccAGATCTGcttgggccgccgccgccgtcgcttgagCTCCGCTGTGTTCGCCCgagctccgccaccgccgttgcCTGAGTTTCGCCGTCGTAGACGCCGCCGAGTTCCGCTGCCACAAACGCCGCCCGATCTGCGCCATAGTCCCCCGATCTCCGTCGCTGTCACCCGATCTGTGTCGCCgcgtcgttgtcgtcgccggcggcggcgtcgccgccgtggagggagtgtggggaggggagagaaatGTGGATTGAAACTGTGGTTCCGTGGAGAGTGGGCAAAAcgtgggggaggggagagagaatatGGAAAATGGTGGAAAAAGCTGTTACCGTGGGTTTCACTTGAGGATGCATGCAGTGTGAACAACGTGGTTTGAAAATACTCTTTCACAGTTGGACGCATGAGGCTTCTGGTTAAGAGGATACGCACTGTGAATGGCCTAATGGTGACCAAAGTTTTCCGCACCGGCACCGCGACGTATGTCCCAAAAATACTGCTACCtcagttttatattatgagattacttaaatttgtctaaattcattgatGTATTAaagaatatgttttatatatgtgtccagattcattagcacatatataaatctacgGAAGatcagaaagttttataatataatgtaGAACGAAGGgaacacatgtttttttatactaaacATATCGAAATAAGACTAAGaagaatatgaatataattaactttttaaaactttatatatttatatcctattttcataaattgCAATTTATTTCCTTCacttttataaaaatctaatataataatcacttaaaagttaatgtatttatagaataaacaaagagaaggaaaaagaattcATACTATGACGGAGGGAATAGTAtgtgttaagaaaaaaatatatgaatgatcaatTAGCATATGTCAATCGAGCCTGATATAAAGAGACATCTCTTCACCAGTAGTTTATGTTTACACTTGTTATAAAGTGATGTCTCTTCATAAATGTGTGTGATGTGTTCACGCCATATTCACACTCATTCTCCCTCTATAAATAGTTTTAATCACCCTTTTACAAAGGATTAATGGAATACATGATTTCATCTATCTATTCTCTTTCTTTACTTCCTCTTCGCTCAATCTCTCTCGCACTTTACTTTCTAATATGTTATCATGCATGTGATCTCTCCAAAAGCAactaagagagaaaaaaaagtagattTCAGTTCTTTCCCGACTCTCCAAAAGCACTTAATTTGCTCTCACGAACGAGaaacaaaagaactttaacAGTGAAAGTACCTCGCCTTTGGGATAATTACCTACGTTTTTGGCCTCCCTTGCCACTACCATGCTCACCATCCTCACCTTAGCAAAGGTGTCTAACGATATCGCTCCAATTGGAGAGGGATTATGTCTTAAATATTatgaaatcaaataaaatagatatcctaaaattaaataattttttatcttcagtGACAAAAGAACATTCTTACATCCTCATATTTccgttttgcttatgcttataaaccaaaatttaaatttttaaccttaaatttagaattaattttaatgttttctcgttataatttattttctgacctttagctttaaattattataaaaacataattttttttacaaatatagtaTTCGATGATCACGCCGGTAATTTAGAGCCGATCTAAGTCAACGGCTGGGTCTGTAGGGCAGCTGATTTCCACGAGGGTATGTCGACATCACCGCGTCCTCGTCATTTTCATGGATGctcaggtggtgtttagttgccaaatttttttagcaaaaacatcccatcaaacgtttgatcggatgtaggaaggggttttcggacacaaatgattaaacgaatttcacggctatcCTAGAAAccataagacgaatcttttgagcctaattaatccgtcattagcacatgttggttactgtagcacttatggctaaccatgaactaattaggctcaaaacattcgtcttaagatttcttccataactgcgcaattagttttttttcatctatgtttaatgctttatttagatgtccaaaaatttaatgtgatttttttaaaaaaaaataggaactaaacaaggccataAGCAGCAGAATCTCAACAAAAGGGTCTAGCCGCGTTCGCCGAATACCCGAACAGTTTCTTGGCTTTTAAGACGGCCAGAGAGTCGGATGCATGTTGCAGCTTCCTCCGCGGTTCCGATCCCACTCTCCTATAAAGACAACAGCGACTGGATACTGAGCTCGTGGGTACGCACTATATATCAGTCCTTGGTCACATCAATTGTCTTCTTGATCGCTCGATCGATTGTTCCTCAATCCTCATGGCCACTGCTCTCGTCTGCCCCAAACTTCAAGTGGAACAACAATGCCGTtctgccggcggcgacggcgacggcggtggccgcgTCGGCCAGACAGTCGCGATGCTCGTCGCCACGGCGTTCACGGCGCAGGCGGCGTACCGTGCGCGGCGGGAGCCGTCGGACCTGGCCTTCGTGCTCTTCGCCTACGCCGCGCTGGGGCTCCTCTTCCTGTGCCTCAGCATGTACGAGCGGCTGCCGCCGTTGGTGGATCagcaggacggcggcgacggcggtacGACGACGGGGGagcagctgcggcggcggcggtggctcaaGACGGCCGTGTGGTGCCTGTCGACGGCGCTGAGCGTCGCCTTCGCCTGGCACGTCGCGGCGGtcatgccggcgccggcgctgaaGGCCGCGGTGTGGGGAATGACTTCCGCGGTGGTGGTCACCGGCTTCTACCTTCTGTTCGTGTACAGGCCGGCGGCCATTTCGTCCTACTCCGAGGTGGACACATGCGAGCATGACAAGGCGTCGTCCAAGCTCAATCAGATGGTATGACCACGAAGCATTAATTTGGAGAAGAGGAGACCATCGTTTTCCTCGCTCGCGATTGGAAGCACAATCTCTGAATACGAAATTTAACAGATATAatcatgtaattaattaaagtgaAAATTTGTGGATTGTGTTGAGTGCAGATTGACAAATTAACTTTGCAAGACGATGGCCACTCtattataatgttttttttataaaaggcTTTTTGAGCCCAGCTTTTATATAGCAAActgcgaaaaaaaaaaacagagttcACCAGGGGATCCCGGGCATTACAGAGATTGTCTGACGGCAAAATAGAACACAGAAAAACACCCCTCCACACTTCCTAGAGTTTCAGACTAGCAAGATAGAAAGCAACAGCTGAGAGCAGGAGCCCAAACACAGACAGAGCAGGAGCCCAAACACAGACAGCAACCAAAAAAAGACTAGACTAGAGAGATTTAAGCAGCCGAAACTCTGAATCATCCTATTCCTGTTCTTGAAGCTTGCATATTTCTGGATAGACACTGGAGTCTTGAGATCCAATTTTCTAGCAAAAGACGCTCATCCTCTGTCAGGAGCACCTTCCACTGCAGAAGGCAACAAATAATTCTGAAAACTATATAAATGGTAGATTTAAGCATAACATCTCTAAAAACCATATCATTCCTCACCACCCAGAGATTCCAACAACAAGACGCAAGTAAGCAAATAGTAATTCTAGGTAATTTAATACGACAACGCCATAGCTCGCAGTTATTAAAATCTGAAACTCTATTATAATGTCACTGCCATGCTCATGTTTCCACACGCTAAACACATTGTTTTCCACTATATGCTGTCACTATCAGGTTTCCGGATGCAGTAGTCACGACGGTGACATTTTTATTCGGCGGGGTTGTCTAGCAAGTCAAGCAGGCGCCCGGGTTGCTAAACTTCGGTTGCGCAGAATATGCGGCGACACGATTTGGGGTGGATTAATCCAAACGATTTTGAACTGACACTGTGTCTTTATGGATGTTGCACAAATTACAGATGATTGTGTTACTATATAACTGACAGCAATTAACTTTGGTGGCTGAGACAGGATATTTTGTTCAGCCGAGGCTTGCATCCCCGTGGCACGATTTACTTATGCTACTTtatgatcaaatataattttatgatctAACATAATTATACTTATTAGGGTATCAACGGCTACCACGCCCTAATTAACCCCTAGAGGAGTATGTGATTCTAAAAGATTTTTGATACTATGTTCAATTCTAAAGTTAGTTCGATACATGTGACCGGTAATAAGACAAAATACAATAGCTAAATGATGATGAACAATACGGTCAGCCATGAACTCTGTGTCTCTTTCAAATTGAAAATGGGGGATTTTGTGCTACCCCATATGTCCATGGCCCACAAGGTCTAGCAAGGATCGGCTGCAGTCACAAATATAACAGTAGCTTAATTATCAACTGAATGCAGTCTAATCCGTTGTTTGCAGCGATCAACGGTCCCGATTCGTAGAAAACAGTCCCCGAGCTAAGGTAGAACAGTATTTCTCGAATTGATAGCTTTTAATCAACAAATGTTTGTCAGGATTTATGTTGAATTTTGTACTGTCGGGTCCACATCCAGATTCAACCCAGCCTCCCACTACTACTATAGTTGTGTTCTTCTCCTCTTTTACTAACCCATATTCGTACGCACATTTTTTAAACGATTAAACAAAGTATcctttatgaaaattttctatagaaaaattactttaaaattatattaatctattttttcaatttttataactaatagtcaattaattatggactactttattgctacgtttttcaCGCTGAATAACTAAGCTATTGCAAAACACGGTACTTTGGATCCAATGAGATGTCAACAATTCTGATCAATTAGAGTTTGGGGTTAAGGCACAGGTGTGGAAGGGGGAAGCGAAGATGGaggatcctcctcctcctccttcgacTCCAATGAGGTGGCAATAGCCTCGACCAGTCAGGGGTTGGGTCAGAGGTTGGGGGAAGGGGGAGGTGAAGGGTTTCCCCAAAGGTCTATTTGGTACACCCTGATTTCTAACTTCAACATATCTAAAGTTAAAGCTATGCTAAATGGTAGATTATATATTCTTAGAGCGGAGTTAGCAGAGTTGCtccttaaaaataaacatgggTGGAGCTAGTTTTTGTTTGCCCACAACACCGCTCTACCCTGAAAGGCATACTAcccttaaaaataaacatggtcGTCGCCATACGCACGCGGTCGCCGCTGTCGCGCGCGGCCTCCGCTGTTGCTGTCGCCCCGCGATTGCCAcccgcggtcgccgccgcatctGCATCCGCATACACCGCCGCacaagagggagagagaggaagagagcaaagaaggagaggaggaaagagagaaagagggagagaaaagagggtACATAGGCTGACAAGTGGAACCACGATGTCATTGACTTAAAATAGAGAAGATGAATGGAGAGGCTgttggagtaaaaaataaatttggattGCCAAATAAAATGGAGAGTTACCAAATAGATATTTTAAAGAGTGAGATTTGGAgaggctgttggagatgctcttaggagGCACAAGCAGTGATGATGTCTTGGAGACAAAGAAGAAAGTGGAAAGGAGACTACTAACCTACTCTCTtcgattttttatttgacgccgttaacttttggatagctcatcttattcataaattttatgcatatatatataattataagccattcttaaagtatttttaatagcaaattaaatcataataaaataattaataattatataaaaattttaaataagataaatagtcaaacataaatataaaagtcaattgTGTCAAATAAAAGAATCAACCTAAGTATttgaggagggggaggaaggggaggaggccaTGCCGGTGGCAAGGAGATTGAATCAACTGAATTTTTCACATCCTAGCCCTTTCTGCAAAGAAATTTCACAAATAGACCTATCCAAGAGCAATATCTAAAAATGGACTTGTTTCGTAACATGACATTGAGGTGAGGTTGACAGCGAAACCCGCCTCGGCACCTACTAGATCCTAATCAACCCTAACTGGACGTCATGTATTGTGGCACCAAGCTGTTATATTTCGACACCATGTTCTACCATCTAAAATAGATCTGTTTTAGATAATGTTTCTAGAGTctatttataagattttttatgaaaagagTGAATCAAGGGGTTTATGTCAGAATTCTCCTACAGTGACCGAGTCTTATGAGAGCGCCTCAGCAGACTTGACCTATTTCTTTTAAAGTCGGTCAACCAACGCGGTTCGGTTGGTCCTATGTTAGACGGTGATGCATTTTCCTAACTTTCCATCTATCTACGTCGCAATAAGGGACGAAATAGCACGGATGTGTGCATGGGAAGGGACCTATGCTTATATATCATCTGCCGAGCCAATTTATTCATGCACGATTAATCTTTGCTACGCACTTCTTGGGCTCTTTGGCTTGACTGGTGCTCAACCTCGATCAACCAAACCGTCCTAGGCGCTAATCAGTTAAAACTAGGCTCATCGGATGGACGATGCCAAGGAGGAGACGCGCcgtgccgcggcggccgccggcggcggtgctaCTGCCgagtcgccggacgccggcgaACCccacgccctcgccgcccACCTGCAGGGGTGGTGCAGAGCGTGCCTTcacctcgccgcgctcgccttCGTCGCCTGCGCCTTCGTCCAGACGgcgggccgggcggcgcgccACGACGACCCGTGGGACCTCGcgttcgtcgtcgccgcctacgccaacctcgccgcgctcttcgccgtcctccgccgcgccgaggCGCTCACGCCAGAGTCGCCCGcccgcgagcgccgccgcctgctccgcGCCGCCTGGGCGCTGTCCACCGTCCTCAGCTGCACTTTCGCCTACCGAGTGGCCAGGATCATgccggccgccatggccgtTGCCGTCTGGGCCATGACCGCctccctcgtcgccggcgggttCTACTTATTGGTTCTCAACGACGGCCGGGGGTCAGAGGAGGATCGCCATGTCGTCCACGACGGCAGACCTTCCTTTCACAAGATTCCTGCAAACGACATGGTGTAGGAAGAACCATTGCAGATACTTTTTTCTGTTAtaattggatttattttttttgaactctataattggatttatttattactctTTCGACAGTAACTAAACATTCATAGCCAACTTAAATTCTCTGTAATGTTGATTTTGTAAAGATCTTTTTGGTATAACAACTGATCACAGGGCTTTATTTTCCCTATTGAACCATAATGGAAAGGTTAATTTGCAGTTTAGTACCAAGTTCTCATAAATTCCACCTAATAAGGTGGGCTAAACAGAATACTAACCACATTTCTGCCTACGAATAAGAAACATGGTGATGTCTTTGTTGTACTGCGACACCATTTTTCGCAGGTTTACACACTGACCGACAAACATTGTTATCTCAAACGTCAATTACTCCTACTATGTATTTACATTATGGATATGTTA
Encoded proteins:
- the LOC107304167 gene encoding uncharacterized protein LOC107304167 — its product is MATALVCPKLQVEQQCRSAGGDGDGGGRVGQTVAMLVATAFTAQAAYRARREPSDLAFVLFAYAALGLLFLCLSMYERLPPLVDQQDGGDGGTTTGEQLRRRRWLKTAVWCLSTALSVAFAWHVAAVMPAPALKAAVWGMTSAVVVTGFYLLFVYRPAAISSYSEVDTCEHDKASSKLNQMV
- the LOC102711263 gene encoding uncharacterized protein LOC102711263, yielding MDDAKEETRRAAAAAGGGATAESPDAGEPHALAAHLQGWCRACLHLAALAFVACAFVQTAGRAARHDDPWDLAFVVAAYANLAALFAVLRRAEALTPESPARERRRLLRAAWALSTVLSCTFAYRVARIMPAAMAVAVWAMTASLVAGGFYLLVLNDGRGSEEDRHVVHDGRPSFHKIPANDMV